In the genome of Pongo pygmaeus isolate AG05252 chromosome 9, NHGRI_mPonPyg2-v2.0_pri, whole genome shotgun sequence, one region contains:
- the LOC129007714 gene encoding pepsin A-4, giving the protein MKWLLLLGLVALSECIMYKVPLIRKKSLRRTLSEHGLLKDFLKKHNLNPARKYFPQWEAPTLVDEQPLENYLDMEYFGSIGIGTPAQDFTVIFDTGSSNLWVPSVYCSSLACTNHNRFNPEDSSTYQSTSETVSIAYGTGSMTGILGYDTVQVGGISDTNQIFGLSETEPGSFLYYAPFDGILGLAYPSISSSGATPVFDNIWNQGLVSQDLFSVYLSADDQSGSVVIFGGIDSSYYTGSLNWVPVTVEGYWQITVDSITMNGEAIACAEGCQAIVDTGTSLLTGPTSPIANIQSDIGASENSDGDMVVSCSAISSLPDIVFTINGVQYPLPPSAYILQSEGSCISGFQGMNVPTESGELWILGDVFIRQYFTVFDRANNQVGLAPVA; this is encoded by the exons ATgaagtggctgctgctgctgggtcTGGTGGCGCTCTCTGAGTGCATCATGTACAA AGTCCccctcatcagaaagaagtcctTGAGGCGCACCCTGTCTGAGCATGGCCTGCTGAAGGACTTCCTGAAGAAGCACAACCTCAACCCAGCCAGAAAGTACTTCCCCCAGTGGGAGGCTCCCACCCTGGTAGATGAACAGCCCCTGGAGAACTACCTGGAT ATGGAGTACTTCGGCTCTATCGGCATCGGAACTCCTGCCCAGGATTTCACGGTCATCTTTGACACCGGCTCCTCCAACCTGTGGGTGCCCTCAGTCTACTGCTCCAGTCTCGCCTGCA CCAACCACAACCGCTTCAACCCGGAGGATTCCTCCACCTACCAATCCACCAGCGAGACAGTCTCCATCGCCTATGGCACCGGCAGCATGACAGGCATCCTCGGATACGACACTGTCCAG GTTGGAGGCATCTCTGACACCAATCAGATCTTCGGCCTGAGCGAGACCGAACCCGGCTCCTTCCTGTATTATGCTCCCTTTGACGGCATCCTGGGGCTGGCCTACCCCAGCATTTCCTCCTCTGGGGCCACACCCGTCTTTGACAACATCTGGAACCAGGGCCTAGTTTCTCAGGACCTCTTCTCTGTCTACCTCAGCGC CGATGACCAGAGTGGCAGCGTGGTGATATTTGGTGGCATTGACTCTTCTTACTACACTGGAAGTCTGAACTGGGTGCCTGTTACTGTCGAGGGTTACTGGCAGATCACCGTGGACAG CATCACCATGAACGGAGAGGCCATCGCCTGTGCTGAGGGCTGCCAGGCCATTGTTGACACTGGCACCTCTCTGCTGACCGGCCCAACCAGCCCCATTGCCAACATCCAGAGCGACATCGGAGCCAGCGAGAACTCAGATGGCGAC ATGGTGGTCAGCTGCTCAGCCATCAGCAGCCTGCCCGACATCGTCTTCACCATCAATGGAGTCCAGTACCCCCTGCCACCCAGTGCCTACATCCTGCAG AGCGAGGGGAGCTGCATCAGTGGCTTCCAGGGCATGAACGTCCCCACCGAATCTGGAGAGCTTTGGATCCTGGGTGATGTCTTCATCCGCCAGTACTTTACTGTCTTCGACAGGGCAAACAACCAGGTCGGCCTGGCTCCCGTGGCTTAA